From a single Bryobacter aggregatus MPL3 genomic region:
- the lolA gene encoding outer membrane lipoprotein chaperone LolA produces the protein MANPALIPVVLLLAQSAAPAPQLSEILKRIEERYNNTKTLKTDFQQTMAVAQGRTVSESGVLYLRKPGQMRWEYAQPKGKLFLTDGKQIHYVTPAARRVEVSAMKESEDLRAPLAFLLGKLDFSRDFQRFEYSAVGTQWKIKAIPKSQKSMFEFVEFVAGADGFLSVVTVAGKDGSTMTYSFANEQRNLPLASKLFQFEAPEGFEVVKLRGEL, from the coding sequence ATGGCAAATCCAGCGCTTATCCCCGTAGTTCTGCTTCTCGCACAAAGCGCAGCTCCTGCTCCGCAATTGTCGGAGATTCTGAAGCGGATTGAAGAACGATACAACAATACGAAGACACTGAAGACCGACTTTCAGCAGACTATGGCGGTGGCCCAGGGGCGCACGGTCAGTGAGAGCGGTGTGCTCTATTTGCGCAAGCCGGGCCAGATGCGCTGGGAGTATGCACAGCCCAAAGGCAAACTCTTTCTGACGGATGGCAAGCAGATTCACTATGTCACCCCGGCGGCGCGGCGCGTAGAAGTGAGTGCGATGAAAGAGTCGGAAGATCTGCGGGCGCCGCTTGCCTTTCTTCTGGGCAAGCTGGACTTCTCAAGAGACTTCCAGCGCTTCGAGTACAGTGCCGTGGGCACTCAATGGAAGATCAAGGCGATTCCCAAGAGTCAGAAATCGATGTTTGAGTTTGTCGAGTTTGTGGCCGGCGCCGATGGCTTTTTGAGCGTTGTGACGGTTGCCGGCAAGGACGGCTCGACGATGACCTATTCGTTTGCGAATGAGCAGCGCAATCTGCCACTCGCCTCAAAGCTGTTTCAGTTTGAGGCCCCGGAGGGATTTGAAGTCGTGAAGTTGCGCGGCGAGCTCTAA
- the pdxH gene encoding pyridoxamine 5'-phosphate oxidase codes for MGANRYAELRENYRQGGLLESEALGDPIAQFHRWFDEVLAQGVLEANAMSLATASAAGVPDVRIVLLKALDARGFCFFTNYESRKGRELAENPQAALCFHWKEFERQVRAAGTVEKLSTSESAAYFTQRPRASQIGAWASAQSQVIAGRETLEAARRHYEQEFVDQLVPMPPFWGGYLLRPIEFEFWQGRPGRLHDRLHYHRRSDNTWQIQRLSP; via the coding sequence TCGATACGCAGAGTTGCGGGAGAACTATCGGCAGGGGGGATTGCTTGAAAGCGAGGCGTTGGGGGACCCGATTGCGCAGTTCCACCGCTGGTTCGACGAAGTGCTGGCGCAGGGAGTGCTTGAGGCGAATGCGATGAGTCTGGCCACCGCATCGGCGGCTGGCGTACCGGATGTCCGGATCGTATTGCTGAAGGCCCTCGATGCGCGCGGCTTTTGTTTTTTTACGAACTACGAGAGCCGCAAGGGCAGGGAATTGGCCGAAAATCCCCAGGCGGCGCTCTGCTTTCATTGGAAAGAATTCGAGCGGCAGGTGCGGGCCGCAGGGACCGTGGAGAAGCTATCAACGTCAGAAAGCGCAGCGTATTTTACCCAACGGCCGCGAGCCAGCCAAATTGGGGCCTGGGCGAGCGCACAATCGCAAGTGATTGCCGGCCGGGAAACTCTTGAGGCTGCGCGGCGTCATTATGAACAGGAGTTCGTCGATCAGCTTGTGCCGATGCCTCCATTTTGGGGTGGTTATCTGTTGCGGCCGATCGAGTTTGAGTTCTGGCAGGGACGTCCAGGACGGCTGCATGACCGTCTGCATTATCATCGTCGGAGCGACAACACATGGCAAATCCAGCGCTTATCCCCGTAG